Below is a window of Pseudodesulfovibrio sp. 5S69 DNA.
GGTTGTCGAACACGGCCACGGGACGGGCCGGACGCGCGGACATGACCATGATCTTTTGGCCGAGCATGACCGCCTCTTCAAGCGAATGGGTGACCAGGACATAGGGCACCCTGCGCGCCTGCCACGCCTCGAGCAGGGCCAGTTGCAGCCGCTCGCGGGTCAGGGCGTCCAGGGAGGAAAAGGGCTCGTCCAGCAGGGTCAGCCGGGGCCGGGTGACGAAGGCGCGGGCGATGGCCACCCGCTGCTGCTCCCCGCCCGAAAGGTTGGCCGGATAATCGTTTTCGCGTCCGGTGATGCCGACCTCGGCCAGTTGGGCGCGCGCCCGCTCGATGCGCTCCCTGCGGCCAACGCCCTGGACCTTGAGGCCGAGCGCCACGTTGTCGATGACCGTGCGCCAGGGCAGCAGGCCGTAATCCTGGAGAATGATGGAGATGTCCGAGGTCGGGCCGGTGATGGGCTCGCCGCCGAGCAGCGCGCGCCCGGTGTCCGGTGCGGCCAGCCCGCTCAACAGATAGAGCAGGGTCGTCTTGCCGCAGCCGGACGGGCCGACCACGGCCAGGGTCTCGCCCTGCTCAAGGCTGAAGGAGACGTCCGTGATGACGGTCCTGCCGTCATAGGATTTACCCAGGTTCTCGGCGGTCAACATGAGCTAATTATGCGCGGGCGGCAGGGCTGCGGCGTCGGGCACCCGTTCTTTGAGCAACCCCTTGGCGATCATCCAGTCCTGGACCTCATTCAGCTCCGCGGCGGCGGGCAGCGCGGGGGCCGGGAAGGGATAGACCGGGAACTGGGAGACGAGCGGCTTGGGGATGCGGCAGGTCTCGGCCATGAG
It encodes the following:
- a CDS encoding ABC transporter ATP-binding protein; this encodes MLTAENLGKSYDGRTVITDVSFSLEQGETLAVVGPSGCGKTTLLYLLSGLAAPDTGRALLGGEPITGPTSDISIILQDYGLLPWRTVIDNVALGLKVQGVGRRERIERARAQLAEVGITGRENDYPANLSGGEQQRVAIARAFVTRPRLTLLDEPFSSLDALTRERLQLALLEAWQARRVPYVLVTHSLEEAVMLGQKIMVMSARPARPVAVFDNPGFGDAHIRDTEACFALLRELRHTVEAQW